One Solea senegalensis isolate Sse05_10M linkage group LG13, IFAPA_SoseM_1, whole genome shotgun sequence DNA segment encodes these proteins:
- the LOC122779724 gene encoding protein ABHD15-like, giving the protein KKCFRYTNSFRAVVDVDQALRSSSLRDFEETLFCSSAQDQHQLTNNLNSRLNPRPHHTWDVAPSAAWMLGERAFPAKDWDGYWERNEPLRDADEVDVPVLCICSSDDPLLPHVNTLPIPHFQSNPYFFLALMDRGGHCGFTIEDQEKMKGESNNEEVGGGFWSHTAVLEYFRVVADFLKGEERIWVSWGDAQGEYAGQAGQRNRTSGPAPPRRRRASVMRRPRPQETGSSNQDAVEWTFTWKRSYTC; this is encoded by the coding sequence aaaaaatgtttcagatACACAAATTCCTTCAGAGCAGTCGTGGACGTGGACCAGGCTctccgctcttcctccctcagaGACTTTGAAGAAACTCTGTTCTGCTCTTCAGCCCAGGATCAGCACCAATTAACAAATAATTTAAACTCGAGACTGAACCCACGTCCTCATCACACTTGGGATGTGGCGCCCTCGGCAGCGTGGATGCTGGGCGAAAGGGCTTTCCCGGCTAAGGACTGGGACGGCTACTGGGAGAGGAATGAACCACTAAGGGATGCAGATGAGGTGGACGTGCCGGTGCTCTGTATCTGCAGCAGTGACGACCCTCTTCTCCCGCATGTCAACACTTTACCCATCCCTCATTTCCAGAGCAACCCTTACTTCTTTCTGGCGTTGATGGATAGAGGAGGGCACTGTGGATTCACCATTGAAGACCAAGAAAAGATGAAGGGAGAGAGCAATAATGAGGAGGTGGGTGGAGGTTTCTGGAGTCACACTGCTGTTCTGGAGTATTTCAGAGTAGTGGCTGATTTCCTAAAAGGTGAGGAGAGGATTTGGGTGAGCTGGGGTGATGCACAGGGAGAATATGCTGGTCAGGCTGGGCAGAGGAACAGGACCAGTGGCCCGGCCCCTCCTCGCAGAAGGAGAGCCTCGGTTATGaggagaccaagaccacaggaGACTGGATCCAGCAACCAAGATGCTGTGGAATGGACCTTCACCTGGAAGAGGTCCTATACATGCTGA